The following are encoded in a window of Candidatus Polarisedimenticolia bacterium genomic DNA:
- a CDS encoding PDZ domain-containing protein, producing MKKSWLGFVALACVAVLATGAVLAGGAECHGKSAEAANAKGECNMSAEECAAHMQKEMATRGWLGIEKEKGADGTMTISKIYPGSPAEQAGFQVGDKLVSMNGVELASASEKAWKNMKNAKIGDTATYVVNRGSENLTIKATLVKIPDDVLAASIDKHVKEDHAAMKN from the coding sequence ATGAAGAAATCATGGCTCGGGTTCGTGGCGCTGGCCTGCGTGGCGGTGCTGGCCACCGGCGCCGTGCTGGCCGGCGGCGCGGAGTGCCACGGCAAGTCGGCCGAGGCGGCCAACGCCAAGGGCGAGTGCAACATGTCGGCCGAGGAGTGCGCGGCCCACATGCAGAAGGAAATGGCGACTCGCGGCTGGCTCGGGATCGAGAAGGAGAAGGGCGCCGACGGCACCATGACGATCAGCAAGATCTACCCCGGCAGCCCGGCTGAGCAGGCCGGCTTCCAGGTGGGAGACAAGCTGGTCTCGATGAACGGCGTCGAGCTGGCTTCGGCGAGTGAGAAGGCCTGGAAGAACATGAAGAATGCCAAGATCGGCGACACGGCCACCTACGTCGTGAATCGCGGCTCGGAGAACCTGACGATCAAGGCGACGCTGGTGAAAATTCCCGACGACGTCCTGGCGGCGAGCATCGACAAGCACGTGAAGGAAGACCACGCGGCGATGAAGAACTAG